One window of the Ureibacillus sp. FSL W7-1570 genome contains the following:
- a CDS encoding ABC transporter permease, giving the protein METVQKAWNYIQQNPEKFMEAFQEHLILSIIALLIAMIIGITIGIICAKNEKISSIIMGIFNSLRVIPSLAILIIVLPIMGTGFYPALVALTVLACPPIIINTFTGFREIDRSVIEAASGMGMNEKQILRKIEFPLALPIIIAGCRTAAVEVVASATLAAFIGGGGLGTFIINGLGMYNIPLLLVGAIPVALLAILSEVSFATTEKFFTRYLRD; this is encoded by the coding sequence ATGGAAACAGTCCAAAAAGCATGGAACTACATTCAACAAAATCCGGAAAAATTTATGGAAGCTTTTCAAGAGCATTTAATTTTAAGCATCATTGCATTGTTGATTGCCATGATTATCGGTATTACAATCGGCATCATCTGTGCAAAAAATGAAAAAATCTCAAGTATCATCATGGGGATTTTTAACTCATTGCGGGTGATTCCAAGTCTGGCCATCTTAATTATTGTATTACCGATCATGGGAACCGGTTTTTATCCGGCGCTGGTAGCTTTAACCGTTTTGGCTTGTCCACCGATCATCATCAATACTTTTACCGGATTTCGGGAGATTGATCGTTCGGTTATTGAAGCGGCATCTGGAATGGGGATGAATGAAAAGCAAATTTTAAGGAAAATTGAATTTCCTTTGGCATTGCCGATCATCATAGCCGGTTGCAGAACAGCCGCTGTCGAAGTAGTAGCAAGTGCAACCCTTGCAGCCTTTATTGGAGGAGGTGGTTTAGGTACATTTATCATCAATGGACTTGGAATGTATAATATCCCATTACTGTTAGTAGGTGCTATTCCGGTTGCATTATTGGCGATTCTTTCCGAAGTATCCTTTGCAACCACAGAAAAATTCTTTACACGTTATTTAAGAGATTAA
- a CDS encoding Zn-dependent hydrolase: MIDSDLQQSIQRIEQDILTVATFVDKTQPGWTRRPFTTWYFEAREWLMEQMRSLNMEVSIDSASNVIGVLKGKNPSLPPIMIGSHLDTVSGGGRFDGIIGVLGGLEVVRLLKEQGIELQHTLEIVDFTAEEPSEFGISTIGSRGMVGNLTKEMLARRDPNGCTLAEAIEKAGGNPEEIDKKARKKGEVALYLEMHIEQGPVLEETDHKLGIVTGIVGIHRYRITVEGKPNHAGTTPMNMRQDALTSSSELILKLEELCKKPYDEAVVGTVGKLFVLPNAANVIPGKVIFEFEVRSIETLLIEQIISELISFSNIVSNERNVNIAFDCLSKSEPIRVEPFIQKVIEESCQEVGPSIKLPSGAGHDANQLATIAPIGMIFVPSRDGRSHCPEEWTDFQDIALGVQALLRSVIEFDLSL; this comes from the coding sequence TTGATAGATTCAGATTTGCAACAAAGCATACAAAGAATTGAACAAGACATTCTGACAGTCGCTACTTTTGTGGATAAAACCCAACCAGGTTGGACAAGAAGACCTTTCACGACTTGGTATTTTGAGGCAAGAGAATGGCTGATGGAACAAATGCGTTCCTTAAACATGGAAGTTTCCATTGACTCAGCTTCCAATGTCATTGGAGTGTTAAAGGGAAAAAATCCATCCTTGCCACCCATTATGATCGGATCCCATTTGGATACTGTATCTGGAGGCGGACGATTTGATGGAATCATTGGCGTCTTGGGAGGATTGGAAGTTGTTCGCCTGTTGAAAGAACAGGGGATAGAACTCCAACATACTTTGGAGATTGTTGATTTTACAGCGGAAGAACCTAGTGAATTTGGAATTTCAACAATCGGAAGCCGGGGAATGGTTGGCAATCTCACAAAGGAAATGCTGGCAAGACGTGATCCAAATGGATGTACTTTAGCGGAAGCCATCGAAAAAGCGGGTGGAAATCCAGAAGAAATCGATAAAAAAGCAAGAAAAAAGGGTGAGGTCGCCCTGTATTTGGAAATGCATATTGAACAGGGACCCGTTCTCGAAGAAACGGATCATAAGCTCGGGATTGTCACAGGAATTGTGGGCATTCATCGTTATCGGATAACGGTGGAGGGAAAACCGAATCACGCGGGGACTACCCCTATGAATATGCGGCAAGATGCTCTCACAAGTTCTTCCGAATTGATATTGAAATTGGAAGAGCTTTGCAAGAAACCATACGATGAAGCGGTAGTAGGCACAGTTGGGAAGTTATTCGTTCTACCTAATGCGGCAAACGTGATTCCTGGAAAAGTGATTTTTGAATTCGAAGTAAGGTCCATTGAAACCCTATTAATAGAACAAATAATCTCAGAATTAATTAGTTTTTCCAATATTGTTTCCAATGAAAGAAATGTAAACATTGCATTTGATTGTTTATCGAAATCAGAACCGATAAGAGTGGAACCTTTTATCCAAAAAGTCATTGAAGAGTCGTGCCAAGAGGTGGGTCCATCAATAAAATTGCCGAGTGGTGCAGGACATGATGCTAATCAGTTGGCGACAATTGCGCCCATTGGAATGATTTTTGTTCCGAGCCGTGATGGCAGAAGCCATTGTCCGGAGGAATGGACCGATTTTCAGGATATCGCTTTAGGCGTACAAGCGCTGTTGCGATCAGTGATTGAGTTCGATTTATCGCTATAA